A window of the Bradyrhizobium diazoefficiens genome harbors these coding sequences:
- a CDS encoding B12-binding domain-containing radical SAM protein: protein MTHPCRVLMIYPRFVPNSFWNYTEACELVGAKYPAAPLGLITVAAMLPKHWDIRLINRNTESLTDADLDWADLVMIGGMLNQQPDAIHLIDLAHRHGKPVCVGGPDVSSSPHLYADADFQVIGEAEQIIEHFIAAWDKGERNGVFVAEKFKADVTLSPMPRYDLLNFDHYLFIGVQYSRGCPFTCEFCDIIELYGRVPRTKTNDQILAELQVLYDRGYRGHVDFVDDNFIGNKKNLRTLLPRLKDWLEEHDYPFEFSTEASINIADDSELLQAMKDANFFAIFVGIESPDPETLVQMKKKQNTRRNIAECVHKIYSYGMFVTAGFIVGFDTEKASMGQAMIDFIEEASIPVCMVGLLYALPGTQLTRRLAAEGRLHQGHDLMLAEQAGDQCTLGCNFDTKRPLRDVLADYKAVLGHVYSPTAYAGRLSRLAAMLDRSDRRRELPDGDVRKRLGGIESVHKIMQALPEVREPFWKTFVEIAKTNPGALRYIVMLMALYMHLGPFAKRVIGEIDRRIAELDDMPAVRVAGVKQARAPV from the coding sequence ATGACCCATCCCTGCCGCGTCCTCATGATCTATCCGAGGTTCGTTCCGAACTCGTTTTGGAACTATACGGAAGCCTGCGAACTCGTCGGCGCGAAGTATCCGGCTGCGCCACTCGGCCTGATCACCGTCGCCGCCATGTTGCCGAAGCATTGGGACATCCGTCTCATCAACCGTAACACCGAGTCATTGACGGACGCGGACCTCGACTGGGCCGATCTCGTCATGATCGGCGGCATGCTCAACCAGCAGCCTGATGCGATCCACCTGATCGATCTCGCCCATCGGCACGGCAAGCCGGTCTGTGTCGGTGGGCCTGACGTCTCCTCCAGCCCGCATCTCTATGCGGATGCGGACTTCCAGGTGATCGGCGAGGCCGAGCAGATCATCGAGCACTTCATCGCCGCCTGGGACAAGGGCGAACGCAACGGCGTGTTTGTCGCGGAGAAATTCAAGGCCGACGTCACGCTCAGCCCCATGCCCCGCTACGATCTGCTGAACTTCGATCACTACCTCTTCATTGGCGTGCAATATTCGCGCGGCTGCCCGTTCACCTGCGAGTTCTGCGATATCATCGAGCTGTATGGCCGCGTGCCGCGCACCAAGACCAACGATCAGATTCTCGCTGAGCTGCAGGTGCTCTACGATCGCGGCTATCGCGGGCATGTCGATTTCGTCGACGACAATTTCATCGGCAACAAGAAAAACCTCCGCACCCTGCTGCCACGGCTCAAGGACTGGCTGGAAGAGCACGACTATCCGTTCGAGTTCTCGACCGAAGCCTCGATCAACATCGCTGACGACAGCGAGCTGTTGCAGGCCATGAAGGACGCGAATTTCTTCGCGATTTTCGTCGGCATCGAGAGCCCGGATCCGGAAACGCTCGTGCAGATGAAGAAAAAGCAGAACACCAGGCGCAATATCGCGGAGTGCGTCCACAAGATCTACAGCTACGGCATGTTCGTCACTGCCGGTTTCATCGTCGGGTTCGATACCGAGAAAGCCTCGATGGGCCAGGCCATGATCGACTTCATCGAGGAGGCGAGCATCCCGGTCTGCATGGTCGGACTGCTCTATGCGCTGCCCGGCACGCAGCTGACGCGGCGGCTGGCCGCGGAAGGCCGCCTGCACCAGGGCCATGACCTGATGCTTGCCGAGCAGGCGGGCGATCAATGCACGCTCGGCTGCAATTTCGACACCAAGCGCCCGCTTCGTGACGTGCTTGCCGATTACAAGGCCGTGCTCGGACACGTGTACAGTCCCACCGCCTACGCAGGACGGCTGTCGCGTCTCGCCGCCATGCTCGACCGCTCCGACCGGCGCCGCGAGCTGCCGGATGGCGACGTGCGCAAGAGACTCGGCGGCATCGAAAGCGTGCACAAGATCATGCAGGCCCTGCCGGAGGTCCGCGAGCCGTTCTGGAAGACCTTCGTCGAGATCGCCAAGACCAATCCAGGCGCGCTGCGTTACATCGTGATGCTGATGGCGCTGTACATGCATCTCGGCCCGTTCGCCAAGCGCGTGATCGGTGAGATCGACCGGCGCATCGCCGAGCTGGACGACATGCCTGCGGTGAGGGTCGCGGGAGTTAAGCAGGCGCGAGCGCCGGTATAG
- a CDS encoding lipid A biosynthesis lauroyl acyltransferase, whose translation MALLPASTKARAREAAKSISGGLIGAATVGLLRTTRYFDPVKTSDFFARVTKLIGPRLREHRIGRANLAAAFPEKSPEEIEQILMGVWDNLGRVGAEFAHMDHVWDYDREHPERSRIELPPRTVELFDQIRDDGKPALIFTSHLANWELPAIAAVAHGLDAAILYRRPNIASADRIIQEMRQVNMGTLIPAGRDAPFRLAQALKDGKHVAMLIDQYLTGGVEVTFFGRKTRANPMLARLLRQVECPIHGVRIIRLPGGRFRGELTQEIPPVRNADGTIDVQGTTQAITSVVEGWIREHPEQWLWLHRRWR comes from the coding sequence ATGGCGCTGCTTCCTGCGAGCACGAAGGCCCGCGCGCGGGAGGCTGCAAAATCCATCAGCGGCGGCCTGATCGGTGCCGCCACCGTCGGCCTGCTCCGCACCACGCGCTATTTCGATCCGGTCAAGACCTCGGACTTTTTCGCGCGCGTCACCAAGCTGATCGGCCCGCGCCTGCGCGAGCATCGCATCGGCCGCGCCAACCTCGCCGCGGCCTTTCCCGAGAAGTCACCGGAAGAGATCGAACAGATCCTGATGGGCGTGTGGGACAATCTCGGCCGCGTCGGCGCCGAATTCGCCCATATGGACCATGTCTGGGACTACGACCGCGAGCATCCGGAACGCAGCCGAATCGAACTACCGCCACGCACCGTCGAGCTGTTCGATCAGATCCGGGACGACGGCAAGCCGGCGCTGATCTTCACGTCCCATCTCGCCAATTGGGAACTGCCGGCGATCGCCGCCGTCGCACACGGGCTTGATGCCGCAATCCTCTATCGCCGCCCGAACATCGCCTCTGCCGACCGCATCATCCAGGAGATGCGCCAGGTCAACATGGGCACGCTGATCCCGGCGGGGCGCGACGCGCCGTTCCGGCTCGCGCAGGCGCTGAAGGACGGCAAGCACGTCGCGATGCTGATCGACCAGTATCTGACCGGCGGCGTCGAGGTCACCTTCTTCGGCCGCAAGACCCGCGCAAATCCGATGCTGGCCCGGCTCCTGCGCCAGGTCGAATGCCCGATCCACGGGGTCCGCATCATCCGCCTGCCCGGCGGCCGTTTTCGCGGCGAACTGACGCAGGAGATCCCGCCGGTGCGCAACGCCGACGGCACAATCGACGTCCAGGGCACGACGCAGGCGATCACGAGCGTAGTGGAGGGCTGGATCCGCGAGCATCCCGAGCAGTGGCTATGGCTGCACCGGCGGTGGCGCTAG